Proteins encoded by one window of Micromonospora coxensis:
- a CDS encoding tetratricopeptide repeat protein, whose amino-acid sequence MAARRLASRISAVREAVGLAAYHAGEWQTAIAELRTYHRMTGLQSHLAVLADCERALGRPERAIDLFRGADREKLDQAVAVELLIVAAGARGDLGQKDAAVAMLQVPELTADPAEPWTGRLRYAYADALLAVGRREEAREWFSRAADVDTDGETDAAERLLELDGVLIEGDDSDEEPAEEIASGPGTPGAVPARPDADLTADDDRADEDDDLADEDDLDDDEDDLDDDEDDDDDLDDEDDDDLDGDEDDDLDGDEDDDLDDEDDEDEDDDLDGDGLTDDARTGDARTDGRATAAADRAAGDRPVGTDGSEPGQR is encoded by the coding sequence ATGGCGGCCCGGCGGCTGGCCTCACGGATCTCCGCGGTGCGGGAGGCGGTCGGGCTGGCCGCGTACCACGCGGGGGAGTGGCAGACGGCGATCGCCGAGCTGCGCACGTACCACCGGATGACCGGGTTGCAGAGTCACCTGGCGGTGCTGGCCGACTGCGAGCGGGCCCTGGGGCGTCCGGAGCGGGCGATCGACCTGTTCCGGGGCGCCGACCGGGAGAAGCTCGACCAGGCCGTCGCCGTCGAGCTGCTGATCGTGGCCGCCGGTGCACGTGGCGATCTCGGGCAGAAGGACGCGGCCGTGGCGATGCTCCAGGTCCCGGAGCTGACCGCCGACCCGGCCGAGCCGTGGACCGGCCGGCTGCGTTACGCGTACGCGGACGCGCTGCTGGCGGTGGGCCGGCGCGAGGAGGCCCGAGAGTGGTTCTCCCGCGCCGCCGACGTCGACACCGACGGCGAGACCGACGCCGCGGAGCGACTGCTGGAGCTCGACGGCGTGCTGATCGAGGGGGACGACTCCGACGAGGAGCCGGCCGAGGAGATCGCCTCCGGTCCCGGCACGCCGGGCGCCGTGCCGGCCCGGCCGGACGCCGACCTGACCGCCGACGACGACCGCGCCGACGAGGACGATGACCTCGCCGACGAGGACGACCTCGACGACGACGAGGACGACCTCGACGACGACGAGGACGATGACGACGACCTCGATGATGAGGACGACGACGACCTCGACGGCGACGAGGACGACGACCTCGACGGCGACGAGGACGACGACCTCGACGACGAGGACGACGAGGACGAGGACGACGACCTCGACGGCGACGGGCTGACCGACGACGCCCGCACCGGCGACGCGCGCACCGACGGGCGGGCCACCGCGGCCGCCGACCGTGCCGCCGGCGACCGGCCGGTGGGCACCGACGGGTCGGAGCCGGGTCAGCGATGA
- a CDS encoding HAD-IIA family hydrolase produces the protein MTGFAGDRLVDGYSLVVFDLDGVIYLIDRPIPGAVEAVGRLHADGRAVAYATNNASRRSSEVADLLTGMGVPAEPAEVLTSAAAAAELLRDRFPAGAPVLVVGAEALRAEIRAVGLTPVARADESPVAVVQGYGPQVGWVDLAEASVAIRAGATWIATNTDRTLPSGRGPLPGNGSLVAALRHALDRAPDVVVGKPEPALFATAARRAGQGRTLVVGDRLDTDIEGARRAGLDSLLVLTGVSDVPELLAAPEARRPTYVAEDLAGLFDPAAVVAVPGKPEVAGWSAALVDGAVELGGAGRPLDALAALCAAAWSGEAVSRVRPVTPEAERALEALGLPA, from the coding sequence ATGACCGGATTCGCCGGGGACCGGCTGGTCGACGGGTACTCGCTGGTCGTCTTCGACCTGGACGGGGTGATCTACCTGATCGACCGGCCGATCCCCGGCGCGGTCGAGGCGGTCGGCCGGCTGCACGCCGACGGCCGGGCGGTGGCGTACGCGACGAACAACGCCTCGCGCCGCTCCAGCGAGGTCGCCGACCTGCTCACCGGGATGGGTGTGCCGGCCGAGCCGGCCGAGGTGCTGACCTCCGCCGCGGCCGCCGCCGAACTGCTGCGGGACCGGTTCCCCGCTGGCGCCCCGGTGCTCGTGGTCGGCGCGGAGGCGTTGCGCGCCGAGATCCGCGCCGTCGGGCTCACCCCGGTCGCCCGGGCCGACGAGTCGCCGGTCGCGGTCGTGCAGGGGTACGGCCCGCAGGTGGGCTGGGTGGACCTGGCCGAGGCGTCGGTCGCCATCCGGGCCGGGGCGACCTGGATCGCCACCAACACCGACCGGACCCTGCCCAGCGGGCGGGGCCCGCTGCCGGGCAACGGCTCCCTGGTGGCCGCCCTGCGGCACGCGCTGGACCGCGCGCCGGACGTGGTCGTCGGCAAGCCCGAGCCGGCCCTGTTCGCCACCGCCGCCCGCCGGGCGGGGCAGGGGCGGACGCTGGTGGTCGGCGACCGGCTGGACACCGACATCGAGGGCGCCCGGCGTGCCGGGCTGGACAGTCTGCTGGTGCTGACCGGCGTCAGCGACGTACCCGAACTGCTGGCCGCCCCCGAGGCGCGGCGCCCGACGTACGTCGCCGAGGACCTGGCGGGGCTCTTCGACCCGGCGGCCGTGGTCGCCGTACCCGGGAAGCCGGAGGTCGCGGGGTGGTCCGCCGCCCTGGTCGACGGCGCGGTGGAGCTGGGCGGCGCGGGCCGGCCGTTGGACGCCCTGGCGGCGCTCTGCGCGGCCGCCTGGTCCGGCGAGGCGGTGTCGCGGGTGCGGCCCGTCACCCCGGAGGCGGAGCGGGCGCTGGAGGCGCTCGGCCTGCCCGCCTGA
- a CDS encoding SCP2 sterol-binding domain-containing protein, translating into MASVDECRQALRDLATRLDRHAEMPGKIDLDRTLACRITDLDTAFHGRLVGGRLVDLSDGDDPKAKIALVTGSDDLVALVHGQLDITKAVAARRVSIKANPFDLMKLRKLL; encoded by the coding sequence GTGGCCAGCGTGGACGAGTGCCGGCAGGCGTTGCGGGATCTGGCGACCCGGCTGGACCGGCACGCCGAGATGCCGGGGAAGATCGACCTGGATCGCACCCTGGCCTGCCGGATCACCGACCTCGACACCGCGTTCCACGGGCGCCTCGTCGGCGGCCGGTTGGTCGACCTGAGCGACGGCGACGACCCGAAGGCCAAGATCGCTCTGGTCACCGGCAGCGACGACCTGGTCGCCCTGGTGCACGGTCAGCTCGACATCACCAAGGCGGTCGCCGCCCGCCGGGTGTCCATCAAGGCCAACCCGTTCGACCTGATGAAGCTGCGCAAGCTGCTCTGA
- a CDS encoding phasin family protein: MQDAWRAYLELAMGLTEAPRKKAQDAVRRVVGTGGATAVQLQALAEELLATGAANREALTKLVRFEVDRALGAVGLATADEVAELTRRVHELERELREAKGAPGAHLAAAAPDTTVPPVGAPASATRGGPSGAPQAGPSGAAPTKAVAKKAVAKKAVAKKAVAKKAIARKPPAAVSTTPGEPAAPAARPAKKAAPRRPATGGEQ; encoded by the coding sequence ATGCAGGACGCGTGGCGCGCCTACCTCGAGTTGGCCATGGGCCTGACGGAGGCGCCCCGGAAGAAGGCCCAGGACGCCGTGCGCCGGGTGGTCGGCACGGGCGGCGCGACGGCCGTCCAGCTCCAGGCACTCGCCGAGGAGCTCCTCGCCACCGGCGCGGCCAATCGGGAGGCGCTGACCAAGCTGGTCCGCTTCGAGGTGGACCGGGCGTTGGGCGCGGTCGGGCTCGCCACCGCCGACGAGGTCGCCGAGCTGACCCGCCGGGTGCACGAGCTGGAACGCGAGCTGCGCGAGGCCAAGGGCGCGCCGGGGGCGCACCTCGCCGCCGCCGCGCCGGACACCACCGTGCCGCCGGTCGGCGCGCCGGCGTCCGCCACCCGGGGTGGCCCGAGCGGCGCGCCGCAGGCCGGGCCGTCCGGAGCCGCGCCGACGAAGGCGGTGGCGAAGAAGGCGGTGGCCAAGAAGGCGGTCGCGAAGAAGGCCGTGGCGAAGAAGGCCATCGCCCGCAAGCCGCCGGCCGCGGTCTCGACCACGCCGGGCGAGCCGGCCGCCCCCGCCGCCCGGCCGGCGAAGAAGGCCGCGCCCCGTCGGCCCGCCACGGGCGGCGAGCAGTGA
- a CDS encoding TlyA family RNA methyltransferase, translating into MARRTRLDAELVRRGLARSREQAAALVEAGRVQLRGVPARKPAAMVDPADPLRVTGEDPSTEYVSRGGHKLAGALAAFAPGGLTVAGRRCLDAGASTGGFTDVLLRADAAEVVAVDVGYGQLAWPLRTDERVRVFERTNVRTLTAELIGGEVDLTVADLSFISLRLVLPALAGCTRADGDLALMVKPQFEVGKERVGAGGVVRDPALRAEAVLDVAAAAADLGLGLADVAASPLPGPSGNVEFFVWLRRGAPAADPERVRAVVAAGPEGLAASGALPEAESGEVSG; encoded by the coding sequence ATGGCACGTCGTACCCGCCTCGACGCCGAACTCGTCCGTCGCGGGCTGGCCCGCTCCCGGGAACAGGCCGCCGCGCTGGTCGAGGCCGGCCGGGTCCAGCTGCGGGGGGTGCCGGCCCGCAAGCCGGCCGCGATGGTCGACCCCGCCGACCCGCTGCGGGTCACCGGCGAGGACCCGTCGACCGAGTACGTCTCGCGCGGCGGGCACAAGCTCGCCGGCGCGCTCGCCGCGTTCGCCCCGGGCGGACTGACCGTCGCCGGCCGGCGCTGCCTGGACGCGGGCGCCTCCACCGGCGGCTTCACCGACGTGCTGCTGCGCGCCGACGCGGCCGAGGTGGTCGCGGTGGACGTCGGCTACGGCCAGCTGGCCTGGCCGCTGCGTACCGACGAGCGGGTGCGGGTCTTCGAGCGCACCAACGTCCGTACGCTGACCGCCGAACTCATCGGCGGCGAGGTCGACCTCACGGTGGCGGATCTCTCCTTCATCTCGTTGCGCCTGGTGCTACCGGCGCTGGCCGGCTGCACCCGGGCCGACGGCGACCTGGCGCTGATGGTCAAGCCGCAGTTCGAGGTGGGCAAGGAACGCGTCGGCGCCGGTGGCGTGGTCCGGGATCCGGCGCTGCGCGCGGAGGCGGTGCTCGACGTCGCGGCGGCCGCCGCCGATCTCGGGCTGGGTCTGGCGGACGTGGCCGCCAGCCCGTTGCCGGGGCCGAGCGGCAACGTCGAGTTCTTCGTATGGTTACGCCGGGGCGCGCCCGCGGCCGACCCCGAGCGGGTGCGTGCCGTCGTGGCGGCCGGGCCCGAGGGCCTGGCGGCCTCCGGCGCGCTGCCGGAGGCGGAATCCGGGGAGGTGTCAGGGTGA
- a CDS encoding NAD kinase encodes MSRTALLVTHTGRRRSTEHARAVAADLIAAGFEVRVVAEEAEDLDLPGVVPVTGPEAAEGAEIVFALGGDGTFLRAAELARPAKVPLLGINLGKVGFLAEAEIDDLDLAVRDVVGRNYTVDERLTLDVTAEFDGGPTIESWALNEISVEKGERAQMLELLVDVDGRPLSRYGCDGVVCATPTGSTAYAFSGGGPVVWPEVEALLLVPISAHALFSRPLVTAPTSSIAITVDPFTTLAVLCCDGRRVFDLPPGARVTVRRGALPVRVVRLRDRPFTDRLVAKFDLPVQGWRGSRR; translated from the coding sequence GTGAGCCGTACCGCGTTGCTGGTGACGCACACCGGTCGCCGGCGCAGCACCGAGCACGCCCGGGCGGTCGCCGCCGACCTGATCGCCGCCGGCTTCGAGGTGCGGGTGGTCGCCGAGGAGGCCGAAGACCTCGACCTGCCGGGTGTGGTGCCGGTCACCGGCCCGGAGGCGGCCGAGGGCGCCGAGATCGTCTTCGCCCTCGGCGGCGACGGCACCTTCCTGCGCGCGGCCGAGCTGGCCCGCCCGGCGAAGGTCCCGCTGCTCGGCATCAACCTCGGCAAGGTCGGTTTCCTCGCCGAGGCGGAGATCGACGACCTGGACCTGGCCGTGCGCGACGTGGTCGGGCGCAACTACACCGTGGACGAACGGCTCACCCTCGACGTGACCGCCGAGTTCGACGGCGGGCCGACCATCGAGTCCTGGGCGCTCAACGAGATCAGCGTCGAGAAGGGCGAGCGGGCCCAGATGCTGGAGCTGCTCGTCGACGTGGACGGCCGGCCGCTGTCCCGGTACGGCTGCGACGGCGTGGTCTGCGCGACCCCGACCGGCTCCACCGCGTACGCCTTCTCCGGCGGCGGGCCGGTGGTCTGGCCGGAGGTGGAGGCGCTGCTGCTGGTGCCGATCAGCGCGCACGCGCTGTTCAGCCGTCCGCTGGTGACGGCGCCCACGTCGAGCATCGCCATCACCGTGGACCCGTTCACCACCCTGGCGGTGCTCTGCTGCGACGGCCGGCGGGTGTTCGACCTCCCGCCGGGGGCCAGGGTGACGGTGCGTCGCGGCGCGTTGCCGGTGCGGGTGGTGCGGCTGCGGGACCGGCCGTTCACCGACCGCCTGGTCGCCAAGTTCGACCTGCCCGTGCAGGGCTGGCGGGGCAGCCGCAGGTGA
- the recN gene encoding DNA repair protein RecN, with protein MLEELRITGLGVIEDTTLPLTGGMNVITGETGAGKTMVVTGLGLLFGGRADAGRVRAQPGRALVEGRLRLDGRVADAVHARIVDAGGEPDEDGSLLMSRTVTVEGRSRAHLGGRSMPVSMLGEVGEQVVAVHGQSDQLRLLRPAEQRAALDRFAGPAHEKLLDALREAYARWRHVVDDLADRRRNARERNQEADLLRLGLDEITRVDPQPGEDDELKAEAQRLEHAEGLRTAAQLAQQCVAGGVETADDTPDATTLLGTARRTLEAQAGTDAALGELAARLEEAATLVADVSAELSAYLAALDADPARLQTVYERRAALRALTRKYADDVDGVVAWAERARTRLSDLDTSDELLDELDKEAQRLAGEVADLAGRVSASRREAATRFAEQVTVELAGLAMPHARIEVAVLPRPAGRSEPTLTVDGAPVGVGPDGVDEVELRLLAHPGAPSLPLQRGASGGELSRVMLAIEVVFAGSGGPPTLVFDEVDAGVGGQAAVEIGRRLARLARSHQVLVVTHLPQVAAFADRHLVVAKDTGGAVTTSGVRVVEDTERARELARMLAGLPDSDLGIAHAEELLAVAAKERRP; from the coding sequence GTGCTGGAAGAGCTGCGCATCACCGGACTGGGCGTCATCGAGGACACCACGCTGCCGTTGACCGGCGGGATGAACGTCATCACCGGCGAGACCGGTGCCGGCAAGACGATGGTGGTGACCGGCCTCGGCCTGCTCTTCGGTGGCCGGGCCGACGCCGGGCGGGTCCGCGCCCAACCGGGCCGGGCGCTGGTCGAGGGGCGGCTGCGCCTCGACGGCCGGGTCGCCGACGCGGTGCACGCCCGGATCGTCGACGCCGGCGGGGAGCCCGACGAGGACGGCTCGCTGTTGATGAGCCGTACGGTCACCGTGGAGGGTCGGTCCCGGGCCCACCTGGGCGGGCGCAGCATGCCGGTGTCGATGCTCGGCGAGGTCGGCGAGCAGGTGGTGGCGGTGCACGGCCAGTCCGACCAGCTGCGCCTGCTGCGTCCGGCCGAGCAGCGGGCCGCGCTGGACCGGTTCGCCGGCCCGGCGCACGAGAAGCTGCTCGACGCGCTGCGCGAGGCGTACGCGCGGTGGCGGCACGTCGTCGACGACCTGGCCGACCGGCGGCGCAACGCCCGCGAGCGCAACCAGGAGGCCGACCTGCTGCGGCTGGGACTGGACGAGATCACCCGGGTCGACCCGCAGCCGGGCGAGGACGACGAGCTGAAGGCCGAGGCGCAGCGGCTGGAGCACGCCGAAGGGCTGCGCACCGCGGCCCAGCTGGCCCAGCAGTGCGTGGCCGGCGGGGTGGAGACGGCCGACGACACCCCCGACGCGACCACCCTGCTCGGCACCGCCCGGCGCACCCTGGAGGCGCAGGCCGGCACCGATGCGGCCCTCGGCGAGCTGGCGGCCCGCCTGGAGGAGGCGGCGACCCTGGTCGCGGACGTCTCCGCCGAGCTGTCGGCGTACCTGGCGGCGCTGGACGCCGACCCCGCCCGGTTGCAGACCGTCTACGAGCGGCGGGCCGCGCTGCGCGCGTTGACCCGCAAGTACGCCGACGACGTCGACGGCGTGGTGGCCTGGGCCGAACGGGCCCGCACCCGGCTGTCCGACCTGGACACCTCCGACGAGCTGCTCGACGAGCTGGACAAGGAGGCCCAGCGCCTGGCCGGCGAGGTGGCCGACCTGGCCGGCCGGGTCTCGGCCTCGCGGCGCGAGGCGGCCACCCGCTTCGCCGAGCAGGTCACCGTGGAGCTGGCCGGCCTGGCCATGCCGCACGCCCGCATCGAGGTGGCCGTCCTGCCGCGCCCGGCGGGCCGGAGCGAGCCCACGCTGACGGTGGACGGCGCGCCGGTGGGCGTCGGCCCGGACGGGGTCGACGAGGTGGAGCTGCGGCTGCTGGCCCACCCGGGCGCGCCCTCGCTGCCGTTGCAGCGCGGCGCCTCCGGCGGTGAGCTGTCCCGGGTGATGCTCGCCATCGAGGTGGTCTTCGCCGGTTCGGGCGGCCCGCCCACCCTGGTCTTCGACGAGGTCGACGCCGGGGTCGGCGGGCAGGCGGCGGTGGAGATCGGCCGCCGGCTGGCCCGGCTGGCGCGCAGCCACCAGGTGTTGGTCGTCACCCACCTGCCGCAGGTCGCCGCGTTCGCCGACCGGCACCTGGTGGTGGCGAAGGACACGGGGGGAGCGGTGACCACCAGCGGGGTGCGGGTGGTGGAGGACACCGAGCGGGCCCGGGAGCTGGCCCGGATGCTCGCCGGTTTGCCCGACTCGGACCTGGGTATCGCTCACGCGGAGGAGCTTCTGGCCGTGGCGGCCAAGGAAAGGCGGCCCTGA
- the steA gene encoding putative cytokinetic ring protein SteA, protein MRLPTLRRTRNADPGSVLGTARLDRRTKRLVGRLRPGDIAIIDHVDLDRVAADSLVAVGVAAVLNAKPSVSGRYPNLGPEVLVAAGIPLLDDLGEGIFERVREGDTVRIEGNTVYVGDEPVAHGELQDAETVAKAMADAREGLSVQLEAFAANTMDYLRQERDLLLDGVGVPDIQTQVQGRHCLIVVRGYDYKDDLDVLRPYIREFKPVLIGVDGGADALVEAGYTPDMIIGDMDSVTDDVLRCGAEVIVHAYPDGRAPGLARVTGLGVPAITFPAAATSEDLAMLLADEKGASLLVAVGTHATLVEFLDKGRGGMASTFLTRLKVGGKLVDAKGVSRLYRQSISGSSLLLLVLSAVAAMASAVAVSTVGKAYLGVVSEWWDNFVFQLGQLF, encoded by the coding sequence ATGCGTCTACCCACGTTGCGCCGGACCCGGAACGCGGACCCGGGCTCAGTCCTCGGCACCGCCCGCCTCGACCGTCGTACCAAGCGGCTGGTCGGCCGGCTCCGCCCCGGCGACATCGCGATCATCGACCACGTCGACCTGGACCGGGTGGCGGCCGACTCGCTGGTCGCCGTCGGCGTCGCCGCGGTGCTCAACGCCAAGCCGTCGGTCTCCGGCCGCTACCCCAACCTCGGCCCCGAAGTGCTGGTGGCCGCCGGGATCCCGCTCCTGGACGACCTCGGCGAGGGGATCTTCGAGCGGGTCCGCGAGGGCGACACCGTCCGGATCGAGGGCAACACCGTCTACGTCGGCGACGAGCCGGTGGCGCACGGTGAACTCCAGGACGCCGAGACGGTGGCCAAGGCGATGGCCGACGCCCGGGAAGGGCTGTCGGTCCAGCTGGAGGCGTTCGCCGCCAACACCATGGACTACCTCCGGCAGGAGCGCGACCTGCTGCTGGACGGGGTGGGCGTACCGGACATCCAGACCCAGGTCCAGGGCCGGCACTGCCTGATCGTGGTCCGCGGCTACGACTACAAGGACGACCTGGACGTGCTGCGCCCGTACATCCGGGAGTTCAAGCCGGTGCTGATCGGCGTGGACGGCGGCGCGGACGCCCTGGTCGAGGCGGGCTACACCCCCGACATGATCATCGGTGACATGGACTCGGTCACCGACGACGTGCTGCGCTGCGGGGCCGAGGTCATCGTGCACGCGTACCCGGACGGGCGGGCCCCGGGCCTGGCCCGGGTCACCGGGCTGGGGGTGCCGGCGATCACCTTCCCGGCCGCCGCCACCAGCGAGGACCTGGCCATGCTGCTGGCCGACGAGAAGGGCGCCTCGCTGCTGGTCGCCGTCGGCACCCACGCCACGCTCGTGGAGTTCCTGGACAAGGGGCGCGGCGGCATGGCGTCCACCTTCCTCACCCGGCTCAAGGTCGGCGGCAAGCTGGTCGACGCCAAGGGGGTGAGCCGGCTGTACCGGCAGAGCATCTCCGGCTCGTCACTGCTGCTGCTGGTCCTCTCGGCGGTCGCCGCGATGGCGTCCGCGGTGGCGGTCTCCACCGTCGGGAAGGCGTATTTGGGCGTGGTCTCCGAGTGGTGGGACAATTTCGTGTTCCAGCTCGGCCAGCTCTTCTAG
- a CDS encoding copper transporter produces the protein MINFRYHVVSLTAVFLALAIGLVVGTAALNGPVADSLKENVNALRKDNQQMRQSVNSMQKELELEEEFAAQIAQVVLPGKLAGKRVLLLSTPSGREHTEGVLKMLELAGADVTGRVDVQDKFINPDNNTNLMELAVTAARPSAPASALPGNGNGVETSSALLASVLLDRPQGTPAVTEADRKAVLTAYSNGGYLTAEEPVSGTAEAVVVVSGQPYVDKDSAKKDESVVKIAEQFDRTGAIVVGGNGSAGGNLVAIVRGDPVLAQTISTVDNANTVQGQLVTALALVQQLTEKKAGQYGVGDNAADLLPRLPQ, from the coding sequence GTGATCAACTTCCGGTACCACGTGGTGTCCCTGACCGCGGTCTTCCTGGCGTTGGCCATCGGCCTGGTGGTCGGCACGGCCGCCCTCAACGGCCCGGTGGCCGACTCGCTCAAGGAGAACGTCAACGCGCTGCGCAAGGACAACCAGCAGATGCGCCAGTCGGTCAACAGCATGCAGAAGGAGCTGGAGCTCGAGGAGGAGTTCGCCGCGCAGATCGCGCAGGTGGTCCTGCCGGGCAAGCTCGCCGGCAAGCGGGTGCTGCTGCTCAGCACCCCGAGCGGGCGCGAGCACACCGAGGGCGTGCTGAAGATGCTGGAGCTGGCCGGCGCCGACGTCACCGGCCGGGTCGACGTCCAGGACAAGTTCATCAACCCGGACAACAACACCAACCTGATGGAGCTGGCGGTCACCGCCGCCCGCCCCAGCGCCCCCGCCTCCGCGCTGCCCGGCAACGGCAACGGCGTGGAGACCTCCAGCGCGCTGCTGGCCAGCGTCCTGCTCGACCGTCCCCAGGGCACCCCGGCGGTGACCGAGGCCGACCGCAAGGCGGTGCTGACCGCGTACTCCAACGGTGGCTACCTGACCGCCGAGGAGCCGGTCAGCGGCACGGCCGAGGCGGTCGTCGTGGTCAGCGGGCAGCCGTACGTGGACAAGGACTCCGCGAAGAAGGACGAGTCGGTGGTGAAGATCGCCGAGCAGTTCGACCGGACCGGCGCGATCGTGGTCGGCGGCAACGGCTCCGCCGGCGGCAACCTGGTGGCCATCGTGCGCGGCGACCCGGTCCTCGCGCAGACCATCTCCACCGTCGACAACGCCAACACCGTGCAGGGGCAGTTGGTCACCGCGCTCGCCCTGGTGCAGCAGCTCACCGAGAAGAAGGCCGGCCAGTACGGCGTGGGCGACAACGCCGCCGATCTGCTGCCTAGACTGCCCCAGTGA